DNA from Marinagarivorans cellulosilyticus:
TTAACTGAGCAGCTAGCGCCGATAAAGGCCCGCTTTGAGCAATTACTTAAAGCGTCGTCTGTGAATGCGGCAGCGCTGAGCGAGAAAATTGTTGTTGTTAATGCAATCACGCGGCCGGTAAAGCATCGTTTTTTTGTCAAGCTTGCCAGCGCGCTATTTAACGAAACAACGCTGGCGATTGAGTATTTAGGCCGTATTGATGGCAATGTTTCTAAGCGGGTTATTTCGCCGCTGCGTTTGGTGCTTTATCGCGGCAATTGGTATTTAGATTGTTGGTGCCACTGGCGCAGCGCATTGCGTACTTTTGCTCTAGAAAATATCCAGTGGTGCTCCCAAGCTGATGCCCCCTTTCATGCGGTTAATGCCAGTACGCTCGATCAGCATGTTAAACCGACCTACGGCATTTATGCCGGCCAAGCGAATGAGCGTGCCGTGCTTAAGTTTACAGCGGCATCGGCGGCGCAAGTTATGGCCGAGCAATGGCATCCAGAGCAACACATTGAAAAAAGTGATGATGGCAGTTTGTGTTTAAGCTTGCCGTACGACGCTGCATTACCGACAGAATTGGTAGCAGACATTTTAAGTTATGGTGCCCAAGTAGAAGTGGTGGCACCACAATCGCTGCGCGCGCATGTTGTGCAGGCGTTGCGCGCTACATTGGCGCGCTACCAGTAGTCCTGCTGCATGTTAAGCGTACTGAATCACTAAATTGACCCAAAGCCCCAAAGCAAAGAGCACCCCAAACCAAAAGACCAGCATACGGTGCAAAATATTGTTGTACGTGAGGTGGACGATGACATGCGCAATACGAGAAAAGACAAACAGCCACGCCATCACTAATGCAGCGGTGCTTTGAATGCCTAGTGCTAGGTATAGGGTGCCAGCGACATAAAATAACACCGGTAGCTCAAACTGGTTGTTGTAATTGCGCGTAGTACGCAGCACAAAATCGGGGAAGTCGCCCTGCATGGTGCGAAACATTTTGATGGGGATTTGTTTATTGCGTACTCCTTTAACACGGCTAGTAACGGCAATAACGCCCACAGCAGTGGTAAGAAGGACCATGGCAAACATCGCGTATAACATAATATTCCTTTTGTGGGTTTACGATTAGCAAGTTTGCCATGTTAACTGTTTAGGTGGCTTGGCGTTAGTTTTTCAACCTAGGTTCAAACTGGCGTAGGCCGCCAGAGC
Protein-coding regions in this window:
- a CDS encoding helix-turn-helix transcriptional regulator, encoding MSDLVNMRVLSQGAVSDHETVKKRIKFMDGFDRIYDLHKILQSRKTAIPLKDILAEMECSRATFNRIKRHMSDFLGAPIEYSRERGGYLYGDGHYELPGTWFNQQELHAMVVMHALLENTGNGLLTEQLAPIKARFEQLLKASSVNAAALSEKIVVVNAITRPVKHRFFVKLASALFNETTLAIEYLGRIDGNVSKRVISPLRLVLYRGNWYLDCWCHWRSALRTFALENIQWCSQADAPFHAVNASTLDQHVKPTYGIYAGQANERAVLKFTAASAAQVMAEQWHPEQHIEKSDDGSLCLSLPYDAALPTELVADILSYGAQVEVVAPQSLRAHVVQALRATLARYQ
- a CDS encoding MAPEG family protein, producing MLYAMFAMVLLTTAVGVIAVTSRVKGVRNKQIPIKMFRTMQGDFPDFVLRTTRNYNNQFELPVLFYVAGTLYLALGIQSTAALVMAWLFVFSRIAHVIVHLTYNNILHRMLVFWFGVLFALGLWVNLVIQYA